The genome window CGCTCTACTGTGCGGTGGTCCGCGTTCTGGAAGCGCTCAGCACGCGCGTTCCCGACGCGGTGGTGGTGCGCGGCTCCGAGCACGTGACGCTCCTTCAGCGCCAAGCTGTACGCCGGGTGGAGCTGATCGTGGACGGCGTGGAGTGCAACCAATTCGCGCGCCGGGACAGCGCGGAGGTTCGCGCCCGCCTTGGTGTGCGCAGCGCCGTGACCGTCGGCGTCGTCGCGACCATCGGGTGGGAGGCGCGACTCGGGCTGCCGAGCCCCGGGTGGGACGTGGTGGAATGCCTCGCGAGACTGACGGACCTCGACGTGGTCGGCCTCGTGGTCGGCGACGGCCCCGGCCTGGCGGGACTGCGGGCACTCGCGGACCAGCGCGGCGTGACCGAACGCATGCGGTTCGTGGGTCGCGTCCCCCTCGCGGAGCTGCCCGCGTATCTCTCGGGGATCGACATCTTCCTGCATACGGCGCTGAACAACCCGATGTCGGCGGTGCGGACGACGGGCAAGCTGCCGATCTTCCTGGCCAGCGGCTGCGCTGCGGTGGTCTCGAGGGTTGGCGAGGCCGCCCGGGTGCTCGAGGGGACGGGGATGCTCATCGATTTCGACGGGACGTGGGAGGAGTACGCGCGCCGCCTGGCCGCTCGGGTGCGCGCGATCATCGCGGATGGGGAGCTCGAGCGCTGGCGGGAGACGGGTCCGGCCATCGCGCGGCGGGAATTCGACTACGCCGCGCTCGGAGCCCGGGCCGAAGTTCTGGTTCGCGCGCTCACGGGAGCCTGACCCGCTTCGGCGCGCGCCTGATCACGACCGTCGGCCGAGCACTGCGCGATACACGGCCAGCGTCTGCTCGGCTACGGCGTCCCACCCGATCCCGCGCACCGCTTCGCGCGCGGCGCTTCCCATGGCCAATCGTGCAGCGGTGTCCGCGAGCAGACCGTCGAGTGCGGCGGCGAAGGCGGCCGCGTCCTCGGCGTCGGCGATGATCCGTCCCGACACACCGTCCGTGATCAGGTCCGCCGCGCCCGCCGCCCCGGACGTTACGACCGGAAGCCCCGACGCCATCGCCTCCGCGATCACCATGCCGAACGGCTCGTAACGCGTCGGAAAGACGAATGC of Gemmatimonadales bacterium contains these proteins:
- a CDS encoding glycosyltransferase, encoding RSGTSRTRFIATKYDRHGHERRSRRACPTPRPAPSFVPTMVRVWFAGRRAVQSIEDRARGLARHFSADLVASHDYRDGRGVLASTRAFFRTVAAARRHDVLWLLSQHPARVIAAWLGRALFDTRVIVDTGDLLYESVRIAGRPPLYCAVVRVLEALSTRVPDAVVVRGSEHVTLLQRQAVRRVELIVDGVECNQFARRDSAEVRARLGVRSAVTVGVVATIGWEARLGLPSPGWDVVECLARLTDLDVVGLVVGDGPGLAGLRALADQRGVTERMRFVGRVPLAELPAYLSGIDIFLHTALNNPMSAVRTTGKLPIFLASGCAAVVSRVGEAARVLEGTGMLIDFDGTWEEYARRLAARVRAIIADGELERWRETGPAIARREFDYAALGARAEVLVRALTGA